A window of uncultured Methanoregula sp. genomic DNA:
TTTACCAGGTCAACGAATTTGCCCCCGATGCCGAAGAGGAGGACTTCCCCGAACGACGGATCGGTTTTGCCTCCGATGATGAGTTCGAGCCCCGGGTCCATCTGCTGTTCAACAATGATCCCGTCCACTTGTGAACCCGGGCTATGGGTGTTCACATTCGAGAGGATCTTTTCAAAGGAGAGTTTGACGCCGTCTGCATTCTTAATCGAGGTTATGACCCCGCCAACATCGCTCTTGTGACTTATTGCCGGTGAGACTACCTTGAGAACCACGGGGTACCCGATCCTGTCCGCAGCAGCAACGGCCTCATCAGCAGTCCGGGCTATGGTATACGCGGGCGAGGGAATCCCGATCGATCGTAACAGTTCATAACCTTCCGATTCATCTATCCGATGCAGTGTCATTATCCGAACCCGGCACCCGTTTCCGGTTGATTGGTATTAATCCCCATAGACTATAAGAGTCTTTTTGCGGCAAACGATCTCCAAAATGTTGTGGTTATGGATTCTTCGGGATTCATCGTCCCCGGCTGGATAATTCCCGGTTCTCATTTTTTTTAGAAGATATTCTGCCAAATATTGCGATACTATTATTATATCAGGGGATATGGCATTATGCGAGGCACCGGCCCTTGCCGGGAGATGGATGTGCCGGCAACCTACGAGGTTATCCGGTCTTCGGAGTTACCAACATGAAGAAGTGGGTATATGCCTTCAGCGAAGGCGATGGAAAGGACAAGAAACTGCTCGGCGGCAAAGGTGCAAACCTCTGCGAGATGACCCGGATCGGTCTCAATGTCCCCCCCGGTTTTGTCATAACAACCGAGGCATGTCTTGCGTACCTCGAGAGTCCGGATCGCGTGCTGCCCCCGGGACTTCTTGAACAGGTAAAACACGAGTTGTCCGAACTGGAGAAGAAGAGCGGCAGGGTCTTTGGCGGGCGCGAGAATCCGCTGCTTGTCTCGGTCCGGTCAGGATCTGCAATGTCCATGCCGGGAATGATGGACACGATCCTGAATCTCGGTCTCAATGAGGAGACTCTTGAAGGTCTCATCAGGCAGACCGGGGACAAGCGGTTCAGTTACGATGCCTACCGGCGTTTCATCCAGCTCTTCGGCAAGATCGCCCTTGGTGTGCCGGAAGAGGAATTCGACCTGGTGTTTGAGAATGCCAAACAGAATGCCGGCGTGAAGAACGATGTGGACCTGTCTGCCAATGATCTTAAGGAAGTCTCCAAGCGGTTCCTTGAGGTTGTGAACAAGAACACCCGGAAACCCTTCCCCTCGGACCCGAGAGAGCAGCTGGAGATTGCCATAAAGGCCGTGTTTGGCTCCTGGGGCGGTAAACGGGCCGTCGACTACCGCAGGGAATTCAAGATCACTCCCGAGATGGCAAACGGCACTGCGGTCAATGTCATGGCAATGGTCTTTGGGAACATGGGTGAGGATTCGGCAACCGGTGTCGGCTTCACCCGCGATCCCGCAACCGGGGAAAACGTCCTCTTTGGCGAGTACCTGGTGAATGCCCAGGGAGAAGATGTCGTGGCCGGGATCCGGACCCCGAAGCCCGTTGCCGCCATGGCCCAGGAGATGCCGATAATACACCGTGAACTTCTGGAACTGCGCAGGAAACTCGAGACTCATTACAAGGAAGTACAGGATTTTGAGTTCACCATCGAGAAAGGAACGCTGTACTGCCTCCAGACCCGGAACGGGAAGATGAATGTCACGGCGCTCGTCCGCACCTCGGTCGATATGGTCGAGGAAGGGCTTCTCGACAGGAAGGCGGCGCTGCTCCGGGTCCCCCCCGAGATGCTTGACCAGATGCTCTTTCCCCGCCTGGATCCCAAGGTTACCAAAAAGCCGATAGCAACCGGGCTTCCTGCCTCCCCGGGGGTGGCAGTGGGGATTGCGGTTTTCGATGCAGACCGGGCAGAGAAACTGGGCCGGACCGGACAGCGGGTTATCCTGGTCCGGGAAGAGACCAAGCCCGAGGATATCCACGGTTTCTTTGCCGCCCAGGGAATCCTGACCAGCCGGGGGGGAAAGACATCCCATGCAGCAGTTGTGGCCCGGGGAATGGGAAAGCCGTGTGTTTCGGGGGCTGAAGGAATCGTTGTCAATGTTCATACGCGCCAGGCCCGGGTCGGGGAACTGGATTTCGGGGAAGGCGCGCTCATCACGATAGACGGCACCACCGGGGCTGTTTATCTGGGGGAAGTCCCGATGATCGAGGCCGAGTTCTCCAGCCATCTCGCCACGCTTCTTTCCTGGGCCGACGAGACAGCGCACCTGCAGGTCATGGCGAATGCCGATTCCCCCGAGGATGCCGGGCGGGCACTCACGTTTGGTGCAATGGGGATCGGTCTCTGCCGCACCGAGCGGATGTTCAATGGCACGGATCGCCTCCCCATCATGGTGGATATGATTATTGCCGAAACAAAGGAAGACCGGGAGGAGGCTCTCGATAAGCTGCTCCCCTTCCAGCGCGAGGATTTCAAGGCAATGTTCCGGATTATGGCATCCCGGCCGGTCACGATTCGCCTTCTCGATCCGCCGATCCATGAGTTCCTTCCGGCCGAACACCAGCTGGAGGAGGAGCTTGCAACCCTGCATGACCTGCGGGAGATCCTCCGAGGCCTGCATATCCTTGCCGATTCCGTAAAATACCTCAAACCCTCCGATGGCATCCCACCCCGGGTGGAAAAATTCACCGACCCGCAGCTGGTCGAGGATGTTATCCGGAAAAAAGAAGCCATGCTCCTGAAAGGAAGAGCCCTGCATGAAGTGAACCCGATGCTGGGCCACCGGGGCGTGCGCCTGGGTCTCACCTTCCCCGAGATTTACCGGATGCAGATCCGTGCCATCCTGGAAGCAGCAGCAGAATGCCAGAAAGAGGGCACAGCGGTCTCTGCCGAGATTATGGTGCCGCAGGTCTGCACGGTCCAGGAGCTCAAGCGGGTAAAAGTCTGGGTTGACGAGATCCGGGCAGATGTGGAAAAAGCCTTTGGAATGAAACTTAATATCAAATTCGGCTCCATGCTGGAGGTGGTAAGAGCCTGCCTCCGGGCTGACAACCTGGCGGAGGAAGCCGAGTTCTTCTCGTTTGGGACCAATGACCTCACCCAGGCCACCTTCTCGTTCTCCCGCGAAGATGCCGAGAACAAGTTCCTGCCCCTGTACAACCAGACCGGCATCCTCCTTGACAACCCGTTCGAGGTGCTCGATGTCAAAGGGGTGGGCCGGATCATGGATCAGGCCGTTACATGGGCCCGTCAGAGCCGGCCCGGCATGAAGATCGGGATCTGCGGGGAGCATGGCGGCCACCCGGCTTCGATCCGGTTCTGCCACTCCATCGGGCTGTCCTATGTCTCCTGTTCCGCCCCCCGGGTGCCCATTGCCCGGCTGGCAGCAGCCCAGGCTGTGCTTCTCGAGAGCCGGACCCGGGTTGACAAGGCAGCCTGAATTCTTTTTTTCAGGAGATCTCTATAACCTACCGGAACAATGCCCGAATCCCCATATCGCCTGCGCTGGCATACCCTACATTGGTTTTTTTGAGATCCGGGGAACCCGGTGAAGTAGCATCCATGGTTCTTTGGCAGATCGTTCTTTTCCGGTCCCGGAACGGAATGTGTGGGGGGTCTGTGGTGAAAATTTATTATCCGGCTCGTGCCCCCGGTTGCCAGCTCTCTCTCGGAAATTTTTATTTTTTCAGCATCCCGGCCATGGTCTTTACATTTTTTTTCACCACAGACCCCCCAACGGGGCAGTCTGTTTTGGAAGAAAAATTCGCAGTTTTATGACACACTGTCCAGGGGCACTCCCCCATTTTTGCCCTGGGGGGTCCGTGGGGAAAAAAATACCGGGTCACCGTGCCGCATGGCAGATTGATGGGGTGGGAAGGGGCTTTGAGTTTTTAAAAAAGAGAGATCGGGGATCGGTGCCGGATGTTTTTACAATAACGGGATATCAGTCTCTCCCGTATACCTGCGTGAGATCGAGCAGCCGGTCGGTAAGCTCGCCGGTCAGGCAATCCGCGGGCATCCTCCAGCGCCAGTTCCCGGTATCTGTCCCGGGAGTATTCACCCGGGATCCCGCTCCAAGGCCAAGCAGGTCCTGCATGGGAATGATCACCGTCCCTGCAACCGAACACATGGCCTGGCGGATAAAGATGTCCGGCAGTTCTTCTGCAGGAAAGTCCCTTCCCAGGTAGCGGAACAGCCGCTTTCGATCCTCACCGGTTGCGAAATCCTCAAACCATCCCTTCACCGGAGGATTGTCATGGGTTCCCGTGTACAGGAAGAGTTCATGGGTCAGGTTGTGGGGTGCATGGGGATTATGTGCCGTCTCGTCCGTGAAGGCGAACTGGAGCACTCTCATACCGGGAAGCCCGTATTTTCTCATGATCTCGTGAACATCGGGAGTGATCACGCCAAGGTCCTCGGCAATTGCAGGAAACTGGAAGAAGGTCTCTTTCATTGCTTTCAGGAACCGGTCGGCCGGGGCTCTGACCCATCGCCCCCCGGTTGCATCGGCTGCGCCTGCCGGGATCTCCCAGTATGCCACGAGTCCCCGGAAGTGATCGATCCGCACCAGATCGAACAAGGAAAAATTCTGCCTGAACCGGTAGATCCACCAGGAAAAA
This region includes:
- the ppdK gene encoding pyruvate, phosphate dikinase; translated protein: MKKWVYAFSEGDGKDKKLLGGKGANLCEMTRIGLNVPPGFVITTEACLAYLESPDRVLPPGLLEQVKHELSELEKKSGRVFGGRENPLLVSVRSGSAMSMPGMMDTILNLGLNEETLEGLIRQTGDKRFSYDAYRRFIQLFGKIALGVPEEEFDLVFENAKQNAGVKNDVDLSANDLKEVSKRFLEVVNKNTRKPFPSDPREQLEIAIKAVFGSWGGKRAVDYRREFKITPEMANGTAVNVMAMVFGNMGEDSATGVGFTRDPATGENVLFGEYLVNAQGEDVVAGIRTPKPVAAMAQEMPIIHRELLELRRKLETHYKEVQDFEFTIEKGTLYCLQTRNGKMNVTALVRTSVDMVEEGLLDRKAALLRVPPEMLDQMLFPRLDPKVTKKPIATGLPASPGVAVGIAVFDADRAEKLGRTGQRVILVREETKPEDIHGFFAAQGILTSRGGKTSHAAVVARGMGKPCVSGAEGIVVNVHTRQARVGELDFGEGALITIDGTTGAVYLGEVPMIEAEFSSHLATLLSWADETAHLQVMANADSPEDAGRALTFGAMGIGLCRTERMFNGTDRLPIMVDMIIAETKEDREEALDKLLPFQREDFKAMFRIMASRPVTIRLLDPPIHEFLPAEHQLEEELATLHDLREILRGLHILADSVKYLKPSDGIPPRVEKFTDPQLVEDVIRKKEAMLLKGRALHEVNPMLGHRGVRLGLTFPEIYRMQIRAILEAAAECQKEGTAVSAEIMVPQVCTVQELKRVKVWVDEIRADVEKAFGMKLNIKFGSMLEVVRACLRADNLAEEAEFFSFGTNDLTQATFSFSREDAENKFLPLYNQTGILLDNPFEVLDVKGVGRIMDQAVTWARQSRPGMKIGICGEHGGHPASIRFCHSIGLSYVSCSAPRVPIARLAAAQAVLLESRTRVDKAA